A region of Spirochaetaceae bacterium DNA encodes the following proteins:
- a CDS encoding ABC transporter substrate-binding protein — MKRDHTARRGRPFAASASAPSCSVNKPSTRKLTALSAHRAASTTLPSSAPLTTYPLPFISTPIAPRSSDAALAAPLGATTTRTIREGRSSGPRPRVPGPSPAPKNEEEYAMQLDDIGIESVTATDDHTVVFRLKEPNFAAERTILYHYTSNIMPPEVIEEHGDLLDWRNLVGTGPYELVDWVEGSSLSYTKNPNYWAFDEKYPDNRLPYIDEIVWLSDLIGTRTLPLMAGDLDGEMRGFVERWRVAGARLAALRRSELRDVEVADHIDALDGAFEATLAGPVRTTSGLVQQQAMFARIRDARPLSPGE; from the coding sequence ATGAAGCGCGATCACACAGCCCGCCGCGGCCGTCCGTTCGCTGCAAGCGCCAGTGCTCCGTCCTGCTCCGTCAACAAACCAAGCACTCGGAAACTGACCGCTCTTTCCGCTCACCGAGCCGCATCCACCACTCTGCCGTCATCTGCGCCGCTGACGACCTATCCGCTCCCGTTCATATCCACACCCATCGCACCACGCTCATCCGATGCGGCGCTCGCGGCGCCCTTGGGTGCAACGACTACCAGGACCATTCGAGAAGGCCGGAGTTCCGGCCCAAGACCACGGGTACCGGGACCCAGTCCCGCTCCCAAGAACGAGGAGGAGTACGCTATGCAGCTCGACGACATCGGCATCGAATCGGTAACGGCCACCGACGACCATACGGTCGTCTTTCGGCTAAAGGAGCCCAATTTCGCCGCGGAGCGGACGATCCTCTACCATTACACCAGTAACATCATGCCGCCAGAGGTCATCGAAGAGCACGGCGACCTCTTGGATTGGCGCAACCTGGTTGGCACCGGCCCCTATGAGCTGGTCGACTGGGTCGAGGGCAGCTCCCTGAGCTACACCAAGAACCCCAACTACTGGGCGTTCGACGAGAAGTACCCGGACAATCGCCTGCCCTATATCGACGAGATCGTGTGGTTGTCGGACCTGATCGGAACCCGTACACTGCCTCTCATGGCGGGCGATCTTGACGGCGAAATGCGCGGGTTCGTCGAACGGTGGCGTGTCGCCGGTGCCAGGCTGGCGGCGCTGAGACGGTCCGAACTCCGCGATGTCGAGGTGGCCGACCACATCGATGCACTTGATGGTGCGTTCGAAGCGACGCTCGCGGGTCCGGTGCGCACCACCTCCGGGCTGGTGCAGCAGCAGGCGATGTTTGCCAGAATCCGGGATGCGCGACCTCTTTCGCCTGGCGAATGA
- a CDS encoding type II toxin-antitoxin system PemK/MazF family toxin, with amino-acid sequence MTRGEIWWADLGVPFGSEPGFRRPLLIVQADSFNRSRIGSVLCVPFTTNPRLADAPGNVYLDAAESLLPRDSVVVVSQLTCIDRARLVEQTGTLGPRNLAEVEAGLRLVLAL; translated from the coding sequence ATGACTCGTGGTGAGATCTGGTGGGCGGATCTGGGCGTCCCTTTCGGCAGCGAACCGGGCTTTCGGCGTCCGCTCCTGATCGTTCAGGCCGACAGTTTCAATCGCAGCCGAATCGGTTCCGTGCTGTGCGTGCCGTTCACCACCAATCCGAGGCTGGCTGACGCGCCCGGCAACGTGTACCTGGACGCGGCCGAGTCGCTGTTGCCCAGAGACTCGGTGGTCGTCGTGTCCCAATTGACCTGCATCGATCGCGCGCGACTGGTGGAACAGACGGGAACACTGGGGCCACGGAACCTCGCCGAGGTGGAGGCTGGGCTCCGGCTCGTGCTCGCGCTGTAA
- a CDS encoding ChpI protein → MKTAVSLPEDLFRKADKVAGELGIPRSRLFAIALEQFLVNHRQQAVTERLNGVYGDLPARQSQDAVDAGLESLRNLTRDDSW, encoded by the coding sequence ATGAAGACGGCGGTGTCGCTGCCGGAAGACCTGTTCAGAAAGGCAGACAAGGTAGCCGGAGAATTGGGGATTCCGCGTAGTCGGCTGTTCGCCATCGCGCTCGAGCAGTTCCTCGTCAACCACCGCCAGCAGGCGGTGACCGAACGCCTCAACGGCGTGTACGGCGATCTACCGGCCCGGCAGTCGCAGGACGCCGTGGACGCGGGGCTGGAGAGTCTCCGAAACCTGACTCGCGATGACTCGTGGTGA
- a CDS encoding Rpn family recombination-promoting nuclease/putative transposase → MCFPTVGCPVCADTVAYAVVNATTTITSRTSREALPPRKWSKSDTADPVLHVVVYNGDRRWDAPVTFAGLVARTEEDGAAHLGLRYEVLDLVAVRGDDLPRTNLLRWVAEVEQSVQARTLPERVRELGEWLAEAGEPGLTRTFDLWLGALGRKWGVELPSIREYEEASAVLAEKIDRWGAEILEQGIEQGIEQGIQQGVERGIEQGIERQKALLRRLAERRFGPAAAERLATELAEVTDADRLAETGEWIVDCATTAEFLARMDRCGS, encoded by the coding sequence ATGTGTTTTCCGACAGTCGGCTGCCCTGTCTGCGCGGATACGGTCGCGTACGCCGTCGTCAACGCCACGACAACCATCACCTCACGCACCTCACGCGAGGCGCTACCGCCCCGCAAGTGGAGCAAGAGCGACACGGCGGACCCGGTGTTGCACGTGGTCGTGTACAATGGTGATAGACGGTGGGACGCGCCGGTGACGTTCGCCGGGCTGGTGGCGAGGACGGAGGAGGACGGCGCCGCGCATCTCGGGCTGAGGTACGAGGTGCTTGATCTGGTGGCGGTGAGAGGGGATGATCTGCCACGGACGAACCTGCTACGGTGGGTGGCGGAAGTGGAGCAGAGTGTGCAGGCCCGCACTCTGCCGGAGCGGGTGAGGGAGTTGGGTGAATGGCTCGCCGAGGCTGGCGAGCCGGGGCTGACGAGAACCTTCGACCTGTGGCTCGGCGCCCTGGGGCGGAAGTGGGGCGTGGAGTTGCCATCGATCCGCGAGTACGAGGAGGCAAGCGCAGTGTTGGCCGAAAAGATTGACCGCTGGGGAGCGGAAATCCTGGAGCAGGGTATCGAGCAGGGCATTGAGCAGGGTATCCAGCAGGGCGTCGAGCGGGGTATCGAACAGGGCATCGAGCGGCAGAAGGCGTTGTTGCGCCGCCTGGCGGAGCGGCGGTTCGGCCCAGCGGCGGCGGAGCGGCTGGCGACGGAGCTTGCTGAAGTGACGGACGCGGATCGTCTCGCCGAAACCGGGGAGTGGATCGTGGACTGCGCCACGACTGCCGAATTCCTTGCGCGCATGGATCGCTGCGGCTCGTAG
- a CDS encoding ABC transporter substrate-binding protein translates to MTPRLMLLPLAFALVATVTFAAAEGEEASAAEKEMVLDPSTGEMVTAPEYGGTIRAVINFKPEGIDPYFRYSAGAFIGLVNEKLGVGDWAIDRSKVGYTTLFLPDEALVGQLAESWERPDPLTAVFKIRDGVFWHDKAPVNGRQLTAHDVAYSWQRLLFGVDGGEPSPDCPGGFDICNIKWESVAATDDSTVVFKLQEPSVTAFSRMLVAEHGYIVAREVVDEFGDIQDWRNVTGTGPFQLTDVVEGSSWTYTKIDDYWGFDPKFPDNRLPYADTIEFLVVNDMTAITSLMRSGQADWIGFGLNSHLTSVDSAVNLQKTKPDLVLHPYSYRSETAFGFNLQKEPWSDIRVRQALSLAIDHESIAENYQQGWGDASPQGATGARVLGYAVPFEEWPEETQQYYRYDPEEAERLLDEAGYPRGEDGIRFSTIYSHYEFFDLGYYQIAMDYLRQIGIDVEIEEITRAQNSEWGMSHGYPGLRTDVWAAEYPSGLAPINSYWSKAGWNPNNNNDPVFDEIYEKALAATTVEEQQEWARQANLRIAEQLWMIRGPVAPLFGATQPWIKGYNGEGDVGGMQRSTVLMYLWVDQDLKRELGS, encoded by the coding sequence ATGACTCCACGACTCATGTTGTTGCCGCTGGCGTTCGCGCTGGTGGCTACCGTTACGTTCGCCGCCGCCGAGGGCGAGGAAGCATCCGCGGCCGAGAAGGAGATGGTGCTCGACCCGAGCACCGGCGAGATGGTGACCGCGCCCGAGTATGGCGGCACGATCAGGGCGGTCATCAACTTCAAGCCGGAGGGGATCGACCCCTATTTCCGCTACTCCGCGGGAGCCTTCATCGGGCTGGTCAACGAGAAGCTCGGCGTGGGCGACTGGGCGATCGACCGGAGCAAGGTCGGCTACACTACGCTGTTCCTGCCCGACGAGGCCCTCGTCGGACAACTGGCCGAGAGCTGGGAGAGGCCGGATCCGCTCACCGCCGTGTTCAAGATCCGCGACGGCGTGTTCTGGCACGACAAGGCGCCGGTGAACGGCCGGCAGCTCACCGCGCACGATGTCGCCTACAGTTGGCAGCGGCTCCTGTTCGGGGTGGACGGCGGCGAGCCGAGCCCGGACTGCCCGGGGGGCTTCGATATCTGCAACATAAAGTGGGAATCGGTTGCCGCTACCGACGATTCGACGGTGGTATTCAAGCTGCAGGAGCCCAGTGTCACCGCGTTCAGCCGCATGCTCGTGGCAGAGCATGGCTACATCGTCGCCCGCGAGGTGGTCGATGAGTTCGGAGACATTCAGGACTGGCGCAACGTGACCGGAACGGGCCCCTTTCAACTGACCGACGTGGTGGAGGGCAGCTCCTGGACCTACACCAAGATCGACGATTATTGGGGTTTCGACCCGAAATTCCCGGACAACCGTTTGCCCTACGCGGACACCATCGAGTTCCTGGTCGTCAACGACATGACAGCCATCACCTCACTGATGCGCTCCGGACAGGCGGACTGGATTGGATTCGGACTCAACTCCCATCTCACCAGTGTCGACTCGGCGGTCAATCTGCAGAAGACCAAACCCGACCTGGTGCTGCACCCGTATTCCTACCGGTCGGAGACCGCGTTCGGTTTCAACCTCCAGAAGGAGCCCTGGAGCGACATCCGCGTGCGCCAGGCCCTCAGCCTGGCCATCGACCACGAGTCGATCGCCGAGAATTACCAGCAGGGTTGGGGCGATGCAAGCCCGCAAGGGGCCACCGGCGCCAGGGTGCTCGGGTATGCCGTCCCGTTCGAGGAGTGGCCCGAGGAGACCCAGCAATACTATCGGTACGACCCCGAGGAAGCCGAGAGGCTGCTCGACGAGGCCGGCTATCCGCGCGGTGAAGACGGCATCCGGTTCAGCACCATCTATTCGCACTACGAGTTCTTCGACCTCGGCTACTACCAGATCGCCATGGATTACCTCCGGCAGATCGGCATCGACGTCGAGATCGAGGAAATAACTCGCGCGCAGAATAGCGAGTGGGGCATGAGCCACGGATATCCAGGCTTGCGCACCGACGTATGGGCTGCCGAGTATCCCAGTGGCCTTGCCCCGATAAACTCTTACTGGTCGAAAGCCGGCTGGAACCCCAACAACAACAACGACCCGGTATTCGACGAAATCTACGAGAAAGCGCTGGCCGCCACCACGGTAGAGGAGCAGCAGGAGTGGGCGCGGCAGGCCAACCTGCGCATCGCCGAGCAACTGTGGATGATAAGGGGGCCGGTTGCTCCCCTGTTCGGCGCCACCCAGCCGTGGATCAAGGGCTACAACGGGGAAGGCGATGTCGGCGGGATGCAACGGTCCACCGTCCTCATGTACCTGTGGGTGGACCAGGATCTGAAGCGGGAGCTGGGCTCTTAG